A single Providencia manganoxydans DNA region contains:
- a CDS encoding neutral zinc metallopeptidase: MRWQNRRRSDNIEDRRSQNSSTGFRGTGGGMRIPLRGKSGIVILIVIVVAGYYGVDLTGLVTGEPIGNTTSQQTQRSAASPQEEQLADFTSVMLASTEDVWQAEFKQIGKQYQQPKLVIYRNGTSTACGQGQAFMGPFYCPVDSKVYIDLSFYNDMKTKLGAGGEFAQGYVVAHEIGHHVQHLLGIEQQVRKLQQGISEKEANKLSVKLELQADCFAGVWGHNMDKEGILGDGDLQSALNAAQAIGDDRLQQQSQGRVIPDSFTHGTSQQRYYWFKKGFDTGDINSCNTFSAQNQF; the protein is encoded by the coding sequence ATGCGTTGGCAAAACCGTCGTCGAAGCGACAACATTGAAGATAGAAGATCCCAAAATTCATCAACAGGCTTTCGGGGAACTGGCGGTGGGATGCGTATTCCTTTACGGGGGAAAAGTGGCATCGTGATCTTAATTGTAATTGTGGTGGCGGGTTATTATGGTGTTGATCTTACTGGATTAGTGACAGGTGAACCAATAGGAAATACCACCTCTCAACAAACACAACGAAGCGCGGCCAGCCCGCAAGAAGAACAATTAGCCGATTTTACCTCAGTGATGTTGGCTTCAACAGAAGATGTATGGCAAGCAGAATTTAAGCAAATAGGTAAGCAATATCAACAGCCTAAATTGGTTATTTATCGTAACGGTACATCGACAGCGTGTGGCCAAGGCCAAGCGTTTATGGGGCCGTTTTATTGCCCAGTAGATAGTAAAGTCTATATTGACCTTTCATTTTACAATGATATGAAAACAAAACTCGGTGCTGGTGGTGAATTCGCTCAAGGTTATGTTGTAGCTCATGAAATTGGTCATCATGTACAACATTTATTAGGCATAGAGCAGCAAGTGAGAAAGTTACAACAGGGTATCAGTGAGAAAGAAGCCAATAAATTGTCAGTGAAATTAGAACTTCAAGCGGACTGTTTTGCGGGGGTATGGGGACACAATATGGATAAAGAGGGTATCTTGGGCGATGGTGATCTGCAATCGGCTCTTAATGCCGCACAAGCAATTGGTGATGACAGGTTACAGCAACAGAGCCAAGGCCGCGTGATCCCTGATAGTTTTACACATGGTACTTCACAACAACGCTATTACTGGTTTAAAAAAGGTTTTGATACAGGTGATATAAATAGCTGTAATACGTTTTCCGCTCAAAACCAATTTTAA
- a CDS encoding energy-coupling factor transporter transmembrane component T, with protein MHPFTSLTLWVWFSFTVVLLPLGWPLLVMNALVLILLLIWKAARHRWRFVVWVMLPMACGLWLIHSGWLSYWITGAFPAITQQEKALTLWLRLLAIASSAQIWLQYVPTENFIRALFASRLPPSFSYLLSGPLLFIEQLQRQLASIKEAQLARGVPLDGHIWQKLVSLPAVLLPLVTQTLNDLAIRGAALDMRSFRLIRQRTTLNAPKDSYLQTITRYSLLIIMLVEGGIRWWW; from the coding sequence ATGCACCCATTTACCTCGCTAACGTTATGGGTTTGGTTCAGTTTTACCGTGGTATTATTACCCCTTGGCTGGCCATTGCTCGTGATGAATGCATTGGTACTGATATTATTACTGATTTGGAAAGCCGCTCGCCACCGTTGGCGTTTTGTTGTATGGGTAATGCTACCCATGGCATGTGGATTATGGCTGATCCATAGCGGTTGGCTGAGTTATTGGATCACAGGAGCATTCCCTGCGATCACTCAACAAGAAAAAGCCTTGACCCTATGGTTAAGGCTATTAGCGATCGCCAGCAGTGCTCAGATATGGTTACAATACGTTCCTACCGAAAACTTTATTAGAGCCCTCTTTGCTAGCCGCTTACCGCCTAGTTTCTCCTATTTGTTATCAGGGCCACTATTATTTATTGAGCAACTACAAAGGCAATTAGCCAGTATCAAAGAAGCGCAACTGGCTAGAGGTGTACCTCTTGATGGTCACATTTGGCAGAAACTAGTTTCTTTACCTGCTGTGCTACTGCCATTAGTTACCCAAACACTCAATGATTTAGCCATTCGTGGCGCTGCGTTAGACATGCGTAGTTTTCGCCTTATTCGTCAACGTACTACACTGAATGCGCCTAAAGATAGTTATTTGCAAACTATCACTCGCTACTCGTTGTTAATCATCATGTTAGTTGAAGGAGGGATCCGGTGGTGGTGGTAA
- a CDS encoding DUF454 family protein, which yields MKKGFLILMGWTAVILACLGVVLPVLPTTPFLLLAAWCFSRSSPRFHHWLLYRSWFGSYIRHWQTYKGLPKGAKPKAFIVILVTFTISIWVVSFWWLKLGLFALLCWLLIFMYRLPVVDKPTV from the coding sequence ATAAAAAAGGGATTTTTAATTCTAATGGGTTGGACTGCTGTAATATTAGCCTGTTTAGGTGTGGTACTGCCTGTATTACCAACAACACCATTTTTATTGTTAGCAGCTTGGTGTTTTTCTCGTTCGTCTCCACGTTTTCATCACTGGTTATTGTATCGCTCATGGTTTGGTAGTTATATTCGCCATTGGCAGACATATAAAGGGCTACCTAAAGGCGCGAAACCGAAAGCGTTCATCGTCATCTTAGTGACGTTTACTATTTCAATTTGGGTGGTCAGTTTTTGGTGGTTAAAATTGGGATTGTTTGCTCTGTTGTGCTGGTTATTGATTTTTATGTATCGCTTACCCGTAGTCGACAAACCAACGGTTTAA
- a CDS encoding ECF transporter S component, with the protein MSKSPILSSRTLVLIVFSIAINMIGGQISSMIKLPIFLDSIGTLICALLAGPWIAVLTGLLTNLLWGLLSGPIAAAFAPVAMMIGLSAGLLAHVGGFRTLPRVILSGVVITLALMLVAVPIRTYLFAGTTGSGADFFVAYFHAVGENLLESVAITVLGANITDKIFSAIVAWLLVRQLPLRAQQNFPHMARVR; encoded by the coding sequence ATGTCAAAATCCCCTATTCTTTCTAGCCGTACCTTGGTACTGATCGTTTTTTCTATTGCTATTAATATGATCGGTGGTCAAATTAGCTCAATGATTAAACTTCCCATATTTTTAGATTCTATCGGCACACTTATTTGCGCGTTACTTGCAGGCCCTTGGATCGCCGTATTAACGGGTTTATTAACCAATTTACTGTGGGGATTATTAAGTGGCCCTATCGCCGCAGCCTTCGCCCCTGTTGCCATGATGATAGGCTTAAGCGCGGGTCTATTAGCTCATGTTGGGGGCTTTCGCACGTTACCTCGTGTCATTCTTTCCGGGGTTGTCATCACCTTAGCATTGATGTTAGTTGCAGTGCCGATCCGCACCTATTTATTTGCTGGTACAACAGGCAGCGGTGCTGACTTTTTTGTTGCTTACTTCCATGCTGTCGGTGAAAACTTATTGGAATCGGTGGCGATTACGGTACTCGGCGCCAATATTACAGACAAGATATTTTCGGCCATTGTCGCTTGGCTGTTAGTCCGCCAATTGCCTCTACGTGCCCAGCAAAATTTTCCGCATATGGCGAGAGTACGGTGA
- the dapE gene encoding succinyl-diaminopimelate desuccinylase, producing the protein MDCPVIQLSQDLIARPSISPDDQGCQALIIERLKKIGFTIEEMPYGDTLNFWAHRGHSGETLAFAGHTDVVPAGDPAKWKTPPFTPTIINQHLYGRGAADMKGSIAAMVVAAERFVAKHPSHTGRLAFLITSDEEAKATNGTVKVVEALMQRNERLDYCLVGEPSSQSQLGDMVKNGRRGSITANLTILGTQGHVAYPHLADNPVHRATAFLQELVSTQWDEGNEFFPATSMQIANVQAGTGANNVIPGEFFIQFNFRFSTELTDTMIRERVKSMLERHQLKYELVWSLSGQPFLTRTGKLVDATVQAISELTNRNTELSTSGGTSDGRFIAQMGAQVIELGPLNATIHKVDECVSVDDLQQLARIYERIMELLLL; encoded by the coding sequence ATGGATTGCCCTGTAATACAACTATCCCAAGATCTGATTGCTCGTCCTTCAATTAGCCCCGATGATCAAGGTTGTCAGGCACTAATCATTGAACGCCTAAAAAAGATTGGCTTTACCATTGAAGAAATGCCTTATGGCGATACACTTAATTTTTGGGCTCACCGCGGCCACTCAGGAGAAACGTTAGCATTTGCCGGTCATACCGATGTGGTTCCTGCTGGCGATCCCGCTAAATGGAAAACGCCACCTTTCACCCCAACAATTATTAACCAACATCTATACGGCCGTGGTGCAGCTGATATGAAAGGCTCCATCGCCGCAATGGTGGTTGCCGCAGAGCGTTTTGTTGCCAAACATCCTAGCCACACCGGTCGCCTTGCTTTTTTAATAACCTCTGATGAAGAAGCAAAGGCCACAAATGGTACAGTTAAAGTGGTTGAAGCACTTATGCAACGTAATGAGCGACTGGACTATTGCTTGGTTGGAGAACCATCTAGCCAGTCTCAGCTAGGTGATATGGTGAAAAATGGCCGCCGTGGTTCAATTACCGCTAATTTGACCATTTTAGGTACACAGGGGCACGTTGCTTACCCCCATCTCGCCGATAACCCTGTACATCGAGCCACCGCGTTTCTACAAGAGTTGGTCTCAACGCAATGGGATGAAGGCAATGAATTTTTCCCTGCCACCAGTATGCAAATTGCGAATGTTCAAGCAGGAACTGGGGCTAATAATGTCATACCGGGTGAGTTTTTTATTCAGTTTAACTTTCGCTTTAGTACAGAACTCACCGATACGATGATCCGCGAGCGAGTTAAAAGCATGCTCGAACGTCATCAATTAAAATATGAGTTAGTTTGGTCTCTTTCAGGACAACCTTTTTTAACGCGTACAGGGAAACTGGTTGATGCAACCGTCCAAGCCATTAGTGAGTTAACCAACCGTAATACAGAGCTTTCCACCAGCGGTGGAACATCTGATGGTCGTTTTATCGCTCAAATGGGGGCTCAAGTCATTGAACTAGGCCCTCTCAATGCTACCATTCATAAGGTTGATGAATGCGTTAGTGTCGATGACTTACAGCAGCTGGCACGGATTTATGAACGAATTATGGAGCTCCTATTACTATGA
- the purC gene encoding phosphoribosylaminoimidazolesuccinocarboxamide synthase has product MQKKAELYRGKAKTVYTTEDPDRLILEFRNDTSALDGERIEQFDRKGMVNNKFNHFIMSKLEEAGIPTQMEALLSDTEALVKKLEMVPVECVIRNRAAGSLVKRLGVEEGMVLNPPLFDLFLKDDAKHDPMVNESYCETFGWVNQENLAEMKRLSYKANDVLSKIFADAGLILVDFKLEFGLFNGKVVLGDEFSPDGSRLWDKETLNKMDKDRFRQSLGGLIEAYEEVARRIGVKLD; this is encoded by the coding sequence ATGCAAAAGAAAGCTGAGTTGTATCGTGGTAAGGCGAAAACGGTCTATACCACAGAGGATCCTGACCGTTTGATTCTGGAATTCCGTAATGATACATCAGCACTCGATGGGGAGCGCATCGAGCAGTTTGACCGTAAAGGGATGGTAAACAATAAGTTTAATCATTTTATTATGAGTAAGCTGGAAGAAGCTGGCATTCCAACGCAAATGGAAGCTTTACTGTCAGACACTGAAGCGTTAGTCAAAAAATTGGAGATGGTGCCAGTAGAGTGCGTTATACGTAATCGTGCCGCAGGCTCTTTGGTTAAACGCCTTGGTGTTGAAGAAGGCATGGTATTAAACCCACCATTATTTGATTTATTCCTAAAAGATGACGCTAAGCATGATCCAATGGTCAATGAGTCTTACTGTGAAACGTTTGGCTGGGTTAATCAAGAAAACTTAGCAGAAATGAAACGGTTAAGTTATAAAGCTAATGACGTATTATCAAAAATTTTTGCAGATGCAGGGCTGATCTTAGTTGATTTTAAACTGGAATTCGGTTTGTTTAACGGGAAAGTTGTTTTGGGTGATGAGTTCTCTCCGGATGGTAGCCGCCTGTGGGATAAAGAAACACTCAATAAAATGGATAAAGACCGTTTTCGTCAAAGCCTTGGTGGTTTAATTGAAGCCTATGAAGAAGTTGCTCGCCGTATTGGTGTGAAACTGGATTAA
- a CDS encoding energy-coupling factor ABC transporter ATP-binding protein: protein MLRFENLYFRWPNTIQDTLTQLSIKITAGEQVALVGDNGAGKSTLLRLAAGLLQPRQGQVQLNGDLISKLSATQRATQIGILFQEVEKQVFHSSVKQEIAFGLKRLKISKQEMNQRIADALEICHLEDVADHHPLDLNAGQKRMVAVACLSAVRPKILLLDEPSRDFDTLWLTRFENWLAVQKDIGCAVLAISHDLDFVARNFQRVLHLSAGKLIADGSPEKILCHADLQPDSLLPAPTLYSLSHALNIQLENTPEHWANNFARLNQRDQR from the coding sequence ATGCTGCGATTTGAAAATCTGTACTTTCGCTGGCCGAATACGATTCAAGATACCCTAACACAACTCTCTATCAAGATTACTGCTGGCGAGCAGGTTGCACTAGTGGGTGATAATGGCGCAGGTAAATCAACATTGTTGCGTTTGGCTGCGGGTTTATTGCAACCAAGACAAGGGCAAGTACAGCTGAATGGAGATCTGATCTCGAAACTCAGTGCGACACAGCGGGCAACTCAAATTGGCATTTTATTTCAAGAAGTTGAAAAGCAAGTTTTTCATAGCAGTGTTAAGCAAGAAATTGCTTTTGGACTAAAACGGCTAAAAATATCCAAACAAGAAATGAATCAGCGCATCGCAGACGCTTTAGAAATATGTCATTTAGAAGATGTTGCAGATCATCACCCTTTAGATCTCAATGCAGGTCAAAAGCGTATGGTGGCTGTTGCATGCCTGAGTGCTGTACGCCCGAAAATATTACTTCTAGATGAGCCAAGTCGTGATTTTGATACGCTTTGGTTAACTCGATTTGAAAATTGGCTCGCAGTACAAAAAGATATTGGCTGTGCCGTTTTAGCCATCAGTCATGATCTTGATTTTGTAGCGCGTAATTTTCAACGTGTGCTTCATTTATCCGCTGGTAAATTAATCGCCGATGGCTCCCCTGAAAAAATATTATGTCACGCCGATTTACAGCCTGATTCGCTACTGCCTGCGCCTACACTCTATTCATTAAGTCATGCATTAAATATACAATTAGAGAATACACCTGAACATTGGGCAAACAATTTTGCTCGTTTAAACCAACGAGATCAGAGATAG
- a CDS encoding energy-coupling factor ABC transporter ATP-binding protein: MVVVNLQQLSFTPKTANTSILGPIDIQLTEGEWLGIFGGNGSGKSTLAQLLCGWLPELMSGELTGTGDVFSLPLTEGNLVTLSTQRQLIQQSPQLQLSGCTFSVEQEIAFGPENQGIPEEQIYQRVDEAIALTHCETLRHRHPSTLSGGEAQRVVIASALAMQPKLLLLDEAFSRLTPKATHSLLINLKNYTHKTGCSVILFERHLLPAFGFCQQVMLLDAGKTIASIDRQRVFAAAQSTVNMPDAWRALGYLINQHGWNINIPNNDDELLHVLKDKYAAI, encoded by the coding sequence GTGGTGGTGGTAAATTTACAGCAACTCTCTTTTACACCGAAAACAGCAAACACATCGATACTGGGCCCCATCGATATTCAATTAACAGAGGGCGAATGGCTGGGTATTTTCGGTGGTAATGGCAGTGGTAAAAGTACATTAGCTCAATTACTTTGTGGTTGGTTGCCAGAGTTAATGAGTGGTGAACTAACAGGCACTGGAGACGTGTTTTCTCTACCGCTTACCGAAGGGAATTTAGTCACTCTTAGTACACAACGACAACTGATCCAACAATCACCACAGCTGCAACTCTCTGGCTGCACCTTTAGCGTTGAACAGGAAATTGCCTTTGGACCTGAAAATCAAGGAATACCTGAAGAACAAATTTATCAACGAGTTGATGAAGCAATAGCGCTCACGCACTGTGAAACATTGCGTCATCGTCACCCAAGCACGCTATCCGGTGGCGAGGCTCAACGTGTTGTTATCGCTAGTGCCCTCGCCATGCAACCTAAATTATTATTACTCGATGAAGCATTTAGCCGTTTAACGCCAAAAGCAACCCACTCACTGTTGATTAACTTAAAGAATTACACACACAAAACCGGCTGTAGTGTGATCCTATTTGAGCGCCATTTGCTACCTGCATTTGGCTTTTGCCAACAAGTCATGCTACTTGATGCAGGAAAAACTATCGCCAGTATCGATCGACAGCGCGTTTTTGCCGCAGCACAGTCAACTGTTAACATGCCTGATGCATGGCGCGCCCTTGGCTACCTCATCAATCAACATGGTTGGAATATTAATATCCCAAACAATGACGATGAGTTATTACATGTTTTAAAGGACAAGTATGCTGCGATTTGA
- a CDS encoding M15 family metallopeptidase translates to MISIEMLTGRSTDHLVTLGGNHRLQFNATKAFLAMQQAAAKAGFKLQSASAFRDFSRQQLIWNEKFVGKRPVLDKQSQPLDIALLTEGELCEAILHWSALPGASRHHWGTEIDVYDPLRLPADQSLQLEPWEYEDGGYFAELNQWLTDNMATYDFYRPFTAKDAGVAYEPWHISYWPLSHEAEQLLTPNVIASVLQQEEILGKTWLLANIEYVFNRYIKVPE, encoded by the coding sequence ATGATTTCAATAGAGATGCTAACGGGCCGATCAACCGATCATCTCGTCACTTTAGGCGGTAATCACCGCCTACAATTTAATGCGACTAAGGCTTTCTTAGCTATGCAGCAAGCGGCTGCTAAAGCGGGTTTCAAGCTACAATCAGCCAGTGCTTTTCGTGATTTTTCACGTCAGCAGCTCATCTGGAATGAAAAATTTGTTGGTAAACGTCCGGTTCTTGATAAACAAAGCCAACCTCTCGATATCGCGTTATTAACCGAAGGTGAATTGTGCGAAGCGATCTTGCATTGGTCTGCGCTGCCGGGCGCCAGCCGCCATCATTGGGGAACTGAAATTGATGTTTATGACCCATTACGGCTACCAGCAGATCAATCATTGCAATTAGAGCCTTGGGAATACGAGGATGGTGGTTATTTTGCTGAGCTAAATCAGTGGTTAACCGACAATATGGCGACTTATGATTTTTATCGCCCTTTTACGGCTAAAGATGCAGGGGTTGCTTATGAACCGTGGCATATCAGCTATTGGCCCTTATCCCATGAAGCAGAACAGCTACTTACCCCCAATGTGATCGCATCAGTTCTGCAACAGGAAGAAATTTTGGGTAAAACATGGTTATTAGCCAATATAGAGTATGTGTTTAATCGCTATATTAAAGTGCCTGAATAA
- a CDS encoding DUF441 domain-containing protein → MSQVDPTLIILLVLAGLGIISHNMTVTLAMLFLLVVRITPLNNFFPWVEKYGLTIGVLILTIGVMAPIASGKISAHDVLGSFLNWKSILAIVIGILVSWLGSRGVTLMSHQPSTVAGLLVGTVIGVALFRGVPVGPLIAAGILSLLIGKS, encoded by the coding sequence ATGAGTCAAGTTGACCCAACTTTGATTATTTTATTGGTTTTAGCTGGCCTTGGGATCATTAGTCATAACATGACGGTAACATTAGCCATGTTATTTTTATTGGTTGTACGTATCACGCCATTGAACAATTTTTTTCCTTGGGTTGAGAAATATGGGCTGACAATTGGTGTTTTAATACTGACAATCGGGGTCATGGCGCCGATCGCCAGTGGTAAAATCTCCGCCCACGATGTGCTTGGATCATTCTTAAATTGGAAATCGATCTTGGCTATTGTCATTGGCATATTGGTTTCTTGGTTGGGAAGCCGTGGCGTAACGTTAATGTCACATCAACCTTCGACAGTCGCTGGTTTATTGGTTGGTACAGTGATTGGTGTCGCACTGTTTCGAGGGGTACCTGTGGGGCCATTGATTGCCGCAGGGATCTTGTCATTATTAATTGGTAAATCTTAA
- the bamE gene encoding outer membrane protein assembly factor BamE domain-containing protein — MTTLFFIAGCATKPDLNAITIDMNQQQVIELMGPPTDLATQQTTTYLMYTQKPQTLLHFVFLNNQLIEYGQENRQLGHALPSASTQLELWLSEQNKAVNPSAIAGCKMLDQRINCGAE; from the coding sequence ATGACTACGCTATTTTTTATCGCTGGTTGTGCAACCAAGCCAGATCTCAATGCTATTACAATCGATATGAATCAACAGCAAGTTATCGAATTGATGGGGCCTCCCACTGATTTAGCAACACAGCAAACCACCACCTACTTGATGTATACCCAAAAACCTCAAACTCTACTCCATTTTGTATTTTTGAATAATCAATTGATTGAATATGGGCAGGAAAATCGTCAACTGGGTCATGCATTACCTTCCGCTTCTACTCAATTAGAATTGTGGTTGTCAGAGCAAAATAAAGCCGTTAACCCATCGGCAATAGCGGGTTGTAAAATGCTAGATCAGCGTATAAATTGTGGCGCTGAATAA
- a CDS encoding tRNA(Met) cytidine acetyltransferase TmcA, which yields MTHSLSEICVQLNTIGHRRLFVLSGETQWIDDKLNDIRSSILGDWITISPSISQGLAGSQAHTLLGQEFLHAIFDAREGLHCEALAILAGTLKAGSLLVLCTPPQNQWAVTPDNDSLRWNEQGGMIATPNFVHHLQRTINLQSEVLIWQQGDEPHFCLLQDDSPWQPPSGQATPAQQHALEQLLSADLGVWGVIASRGRGKSTLAGMLIRGWQGECWCCAPSRAATQTLEQYAGNSLVFWSPDELLHYCNSGGEISADWLVIDEAAAIPNYILRQLIEYFPRVLLTTTVDGYEGTGRGFINKFCAQLKNFTALELNEPIRWAMNDPLESWINQALLLEEPQSREKRSLLWQIGSVTQQQLISQPRQLQRFYGLLTSAHYRTSPLDLRRLLDASRQQFKIVKSDTDLIGALWMVEEGGLESELSWQIWAGIRRPRGNLVVQSLAAHSYFPEAAEMFSQRVMRIAVEASYRRQKIGLQLLEQQRLTAINQGADFLSVSFGLTPELLCFWQCAGYQLIRIGSHLEASSGCYTAMAILPLSLSAKALCDKATNYLSRDIFWRNDLDAFNLTISEQQQLMEADWLELVGFAYYHRPLAASCAAIQRLLLEYKESLPLLSLHFHANYSINEICQQWGLMGQKAWLKQARAEVRDVILHQRPELVMTVAIP from the coding sequence ATGACTCACTCACTTTCTGAAATTTGTGTACAGCTGAATACCATTGGGCATCGACGCTTATTCGTCCTATCTGGGGAAACGCAGTGGATTGATGACAAGTTAAATGATATTCGATCATCCATATTAGGTGATTGGATAACTATCTCCCCCTCAATCAGTCAGGGCCTCGCTGGGAGCCAAGCACACACTTTGTTAGGCCAAGAATTCTTGCATGCTATTTTTGATGCAAGAGAGGGGTTGCATTGTGAAGCCTTAGCAATATTAGCAGGTACCTTGAAAGCGGGCAGTCTATTGGTTCTGTGTACGCCTCCACAAAATCAATGGGCGGTTACGCCGGATAATGACAGTTTACGTTGGAATGAACAGGGAGGTATGATTGCGACCCCTAATTTTGTTCATCACTTACAGCGGACAATTAATCTACAGTCTGAGGTTTTAATTTGGCAACAAGGTGATGAGCCTCATTTTTGTTTATTGCAAGATGATTCACCTTGGCAACCACCATCAGGTCAAGCGACACCTGCACAGCAACACGCACTAGAACAGCTATTATCAGCCGATCTAGGGGTTTGGGGGGTAATTGCATCGCGAGGAAGAGGGAAATCAACCCTTGCAGGCATGTTGATCCGTGGTTGGCAAGGCGAATGTTGGTGTTGCGCACCATCAAGAGCAGCAACACAAACACTCGAACAATATGCGGGAAATTCCTTGGTGTTTTGGTCGCCTGATGAATTACTTCACTACTGCAATAGCGGTGGAGAGATAAGTGCAGATTGGCTAGTTATTGATGAAGCTGCGGCAATACCGAATTATATTTTGCGTCAGTTAATTGAGTATTTTCCGCGTGTTTTATTGACCACAACGGTTGATGGCTATGAGGGAACGGGGCGTGGTTTTATCAACAAATTTTGTGCGCAATTAAAGAATTTTACGGCACTTGAATTAAATGAGCCCATTCGCTGGGCGATGAATGATCCGCTTGAATCATGGATAAATCAGGCTCTGTTACTGGAAGAACCTCAAAGTCGCGAAAAACGCTCGTTATTATGGCAAATTGGCTCTGTAACTCAACAGCAACTTATTAGCCAACCTAGGCAATTACAGCGTTTCTATGGGTTATTGACCAGTGCTCACTATCGAACATCACCGCTTGATTTACGTCGTTTGCTTGATGCAAGTCGCCAGCAATTTAAAATAGTCAAATCAGATACAGATCTTATTGGTGCCCTATGGATGGTGGAAGAAGGGGGACTAGAAAGTGAGTTAAGTTGGCAAATATGGGCGGGTATTCGTCGACCTAGAGGTAATTTAGTCGTCCAGTCGCTGGCGGCACATAGCTATTTTCCAGAAGCAGCCGAAATGTTTTCACAGCGAGTGATGCGGATCGCAGTTGAAGCCAGTTATCGCAGGCAAAAAATAGGTTTGCAACTCCTTGAGCAACAAAGACTCACCGCTATCAACCAAGGCGCTGATTTTTTGTCGGTGAGCTTTGGGCTCACCCCCGAATTACTGTGTTTTTGGCAGTGTGCAGGTTATCAATTAATACGTATAGGAAGTCATTTAGAGGCAAGTAGCGGTTGCTATACGGCGATGGCGATTTTACCACTATCTTTATCAGCTAAGGCGTTATGTGATAAAGCAACAAATTATTTATCCAGAGATATTTTTTGGCGTAATGATCTTGATGCTTTTAATTTAACGATAAGTGAGCAGCAACAGCTGATGGAAGCGGATTGGCTTGAATTAGTTGGATTTGCCTACTATCACCGACCTTTAGCTGCGAGTTGTGCGGCAATACAGCGTTTACTCCTTGAATATAAAGAGTCGTTGCCGCTGTTATCACTACATTTCCATGCAAATTATTCTATAAATGAAATTTGCCAACAATGGGGCCTTATGGGGCAAAAAGCGTGGTTGAAGCAAGCGAGAGCAGAAGTTAGAGATGTGATCCTACATCAACGCCCTGAGCTTGTTATGACTGTCGCGATACCCTAA
- a CDS encoding YpfN family protein → MHWLADYWWVIILILVGVIWNSIKDMMKVDHKKFLDNKPDIPPHKDNNHLWDEDDDWPKDQKK, encoded by the coding sequence ATGCATTGGCTAGCAGACTATTGGTGGGTGATCATTCTGATTTTAGTCGGCGTCATCTGGAACTCGATCAAAGACATGATGAAAGTCGATCATAAAAAGTTCCTTGATAATAAACCAGATATCCCCCCTCATAAAGATAATAACCACCTTTGGGATGAGGACGACGACTGGCCAAAAGACCAGAAAAAATAA
- a CDS encoding PPC domain-containing DNA-binding protein has product MNTHQLSGSSNIRYLALRLRPEEDVIPALRQFITSNNLKAAFIAGCVGSLTNVNLRFAGRDETKQFIGKYEIVSLIGTLDAEGEHLHLAISDDNGDMKGGHMMPGCTVRTTLELIIGELEDLTFTRANCELSGYEELVVSARLTQ; this is encoded by the coding sequence ATGAATACACACCAACTGTCAGGCTCCTCCAATATACGTTATTTAGCTCTGCGCTTACGTCCCGAAGAAGATGTCATACCTGCTCTACGTCAGTTTATTACATCAAATAATTTAAAGGCCGCCTTCATTGCCGGATGTGTCGGAAGTTTAACTAACGTTAATTTACGATTTGCAGGACGTGATGAAACAAAACAATTTATTGGCAAATATGAAATAGTTTCATTAATTGGCACATTAGATGCCGAAGGCGAGCACCTTCATTTAGCAATATCTGATGATAATGGTGATATGAAAGGCGGTCATATGATGCCTGGATGTACCGTTAGAACGACTTTAGAGTTAATTATTGGTGAATTAGAAGATCTCACCTTTACCCGTGCAAACTGTGAATTATCTGGATATGAAGAGTTAGTCGTCTCAGCACGTCTTACTCAGTAA